A genomic region of Elaeis guineensis isolate ETL-2024a chromosome 9, EG11, whole genome shotgun sequence contains the following coding sequences:
- the LOC105051434 gene encoding protein NRT1/ PTR FAMILY 4.6 — protein sequence MATQVFVDWKGNPVNKKRHGAVRSSYFIYFMVVMGNIAFVPNMLNLVNYLHGTMHMGISSSSTTVTNFIGAACGFALLGAFLSDSYITRFKTILIFGPVDFLGYALLALQAHLPSLHPSDCDMNGQQNNCEQVHGFNSALLYIALYTTALGEGCVRAALPSLGGDQFDDKDPVELQLKSSFFNWFTFGISLGGFIGLTLVVWIESNKGWDIGFGVSALAVLLGVLAVAGGVSFYRNQIPKGSPLTRIVQVFVAAFKNRKLVLPENVDQLQHNSEDMDIIEVLPHTKGFKFLDKASINHGDTGTWSCTVTQVEETKIILRMLPILISTVLGYLPTPVLLTFTVQQGSTMNTKLGKIHISPATLFVIPVIFQMVILVIYDQFIVPFARRITGYVGGITNLQRVGVGFAASALATCVAALVERKRKNIVEEHGLENFETGVPMSVFWLALQFFLLGIVDVTSFVGLLEFFNGEASRGMKSIGTAIFWCVLGLASLLGTFLVDMVNKATRHGDTGRGWLEGANLNKSHLDWFYWLVTVLELVALFNYMYWARRYVYRHDPRIPQELTEINDKDSSKTQEVVAI from the exons ATGGCTACCCAGGTCTTTGTGGATTGGAAGGGAAATCCAGTCAACAAAAAGAGGCATGGTGCAGTCAGAAGTTCATATTTCATCTACT TCATGGTAGTGATGGGAAACATAGCCTTTGTGCCCAACATGCTGAACTTGGTTAACTACCTACACGGCACCATGCATATGGGCATTTCAAGCTCTTCAACCACGGTCACAAACTTTATTGGTGCCGCATGTGGCTTTGCTCTGTTGGgagcctttctttcagactcatatatcaCACGATTTAAAACCATACTCATATTCGGTCCTGTGGACTTCTTG GGTTATGCGTTGCTAGCGTTGCAAGCACACCTCCCATCACTCCATCCATCAGACTGTGACATGAATGGGCAACAAAACAATTGCGAGCAAGTTCATGGCTTCAACTCTGCCCTGCTTTACATTGCTCTGTACACCACTGCTTTGGGTGAGGGCTGCGTGCGTGCTGCCTTGCCATCTTTGGGGGGAGATCAATTCGACGACAAGGACCCAGTTGAGTTACAACTCAAGTCCAGCTTTTTCAACTGGTTCACCTTTGGAATTTCATTAGGAGGTTTCATAGGCCTCACACTTGTGGTGTGGATTGAGAGCAACAAGGGATGGGATATTGGTTTTGGTGTCTCTGCACTTGCAGTTCTCCTAGGAGTGCTAGCAGTAGCTGGTGGTGTCTCTTTCTATCGCAATCAGATACCAAAAGGAAGTCCTCTGACTCGAATAGTGCAG GTTTTTGTGGCTGCATTCAAAAATCGAAAGCTCGTGTTGCCTGAAAATGTAGACCAACTGCAACATAATTCTGAGGATATGGATATCATTGAAGTCCTTCCTCACACAAAGGGTTTCAA ATTCCTTGATAAAGCTTCAATTAATCATGGAGACACAGGAACTTGGTCCTGCACTGTAACACAAGTGGAGGAAACGAAAATTATACTTCGAATGCTTCCCATCTTAATCAGCACTGTGCTTGGTTACTTACCTACGCCTGTTCTCTTGACATTCACTGTCCAGCAAGGCAGCACTATGAACACAAAGCTTGGGAAGATCCACATCTCCCCTGCAACTCTCTTTGTAATTCCAGTGATATTTCAGATGGTGATCCTGGTAATCTATGATCAATTCATTGTGCCCTTCGCACGAAGGATCACAGGATACGTAGGAGGTATTACTAACTTGCAACGTGTGGGCGTTGGTTTCGCTGCTTCAGCATTAGCAACATGTGTGGCGGCATTGgtggaaaggaagagaaaaaacaTAGTAGAAGAGCATGGGCTAGAAAACTTTGAAACTGGTGTCCCCATGTCTGTATTTTGGCTAGCACTGCAGTTCTTTCTTTTGGGCATTGTTGATGTAACTTCCTTTGTTGGATTACTGGAATTCTTTAATGGCGAAGCTTCGAGAGGAATGAAATCAATAGGAACAGCCATATTCTGGTGTGTACTTGGGTTGGCATCCCTGTTGGGAACTTTCCTGGTTGACATGGTGAACAAAGCTACCAGACATGGTGATACTGGAAGGGGGTGGCTAGAGGGAGCCAACTTGAACAAGAGCCACCTTGATTGGTTTTACTGGTTAGTTACAGTCCTTGAACTGGTGGCTCTCTTCAATTATATGTACTGGGCAAGGAGGTATGTCTATAGGCATGATCCCCGTATACCTCAAGAGCTGACTGAAATAAATGATAAGGATTCCTCCAAAACACAAGAGGTGGTTGCAATTTAA